Below is a window of Spelaeicoccus albus DNA.
TGGTCGTCTCGGACATGTTCGAGTCGCCCACTATCACGTGCAAGCGCCGATACAGCTCGGCGTCTGCGTGCGGCTCGTCGCGGGTGTTGATGATGGGTCGCGACCGGGTGGTCGCCGAGGACACGCCTTCCCATACGTGATCGGCGCGCTGCGACAAACAGTATTCGGCGCCCTTGGGCGTGCTGAGCACCTTGCCGGCGCCCACCATGATCTGCCGGGTGACGAGGAACGGCAAGAGCACGTCGGCCAGCCGCGCGAATTCGCCGCGCCGGGTGATCAGATAGTTCTCGTGGCACCCGTACGAGTTGCCGGCCGAATCGGTGTTGTTCTTGAACAGGTACGCCTGACCGGAAAAGCCTTCGTCGGCCACTCGTTCCTGGGCGTCGGCCAGGAGGCCCTCCAAGATCCGCTCCCCCGCCCTGTCGTGGATGACGAGCTGGCGCACGTCGTCGCATTCGGCGGTCGCGTACTCGGGATGGGAACCGACGTCGAGGTAGAGCCGCGACCCGTTCCGCAAGAACACGTTCGACGAGCGTCCCCAGGCCACCACCTTGCGGAAGAGATATCGCGCCACTTCCTCCGCGCTGAGTTGTCGCTCGCCGTCGGCCGAATAGGCGACCCCGTATTCGGTCTCAATGCCGAAGATCCGTTTTTTCACGCGTTCTGCGCCCCGGAATCGGGCTCGGCGGCGACTATCCGGGCCACCTCGGCCGCGCCGATACGCCGGAACGTGCGCCTCCGGGCGCCGCGTTCCATCACCGCGACTTCGAGCGCGTCGGCCTCCGGGACGGCGTCCGCAGCCCCCTTGCCGAGCGCCGCGACGCCGGTGCGGATCGCCTCGGACAGGTCGGCTTCCGGCCGCCACCGCTCCTTCAAGGCGGCATTGATCTGTTCGGACTGGCCGCCCATGGCCACGAAGTGCCGTTCATCGACGACCGAGCCGTCGTACGTCAGCCGGTAGATCTGGTCGTTTCCGGTGTTGGACCCGAGTTCACCCACGACGATCTCCACCTCGTAGGGCTTCTGCTCGGTGGTGAATACGGCACCGAGGGTCTGCGCGTATGCGTTCGCCAGGCCGCGTGCGCTGACGTCCGACCGGTCGTAGGAATACCCGCGCAGATCGGCGTAACGCACGCCTGCTTGCCGGAGGATTTCGAACTCGTTGTATTTGCCGACGGCGGCAAAGCCGATCCGGTCGTAGATCTCGGCCACCTTGTGGAGGGCGTTCGACGGATTCTCGGCAATGAACGCCAAACCGTCCAGATAGCTCAAGACGACTACCGACCGACCACGGGCAATGCCCTTGCGCGCATAGTCGGCGCGATCCTTCATGAGCTGTTCCGGCGAGACGTAGAACGGCATGGACATGTCTCAGGCCTCCCCTGCTTCGTCGGTGCGGCGGGCGATGACAGCGCGCGACATGGCGCCGAGCTCGTCGGCCGGCGGTGAAGTGACGCCGTCGTCGGTGATCACGCACACCGTCGGCCACAGTGAACGCGTCACGTCCGGCCCGCCGGTTGCGCTGTCGTCGTCGGCGGCGTCGTAGAGCGCTTCGATAGCGACCGCCGTGGCGGCCTCCGACGACAAGCCCGGCTTCCACAGTTTCTTCAGCGCGCCGCGGGCGAACACCGACCCCGAACCGATTGTGTGATGGTCGAATTCCTCGTAGCGCCCGCCCGTGACGTCGAACGAGAAGATCCGGCCCATTCCGGCGTCGTGGTCGTAGCCGGCGAACAGCGGCACGACCGCCAAGCCCTGCATCGCCAGCCCCAGGTTCGTCCGGATCATCCCGGCCAGCCGGTTCGCCTTGCCCTCGAGGCTGAGGAGCGCGCCCTCGATCTTTTCGTAGTGTTCGAGCTCGACCTGGTAAAGCCGTACCAACTCGATCGCCAAGCCCGCGCTGCCGGCAATGCCGACCGCCGAATAGTGGTCGGTCGGGAACACCTTGTCGACATGCCGGCTCGCAATCAGATTGCCCATGGTGGCCCGTCTGTCCCCGGCGATCAGGACGCCGCCGGAAAACGTCAGCGCCACGATCGTGGTTCCGTGCGGGCTGTCCGGCACGTCGCCGCCCGGCAGGGAACGCTTCGCCGGGAGCAGATCGGGAGCCGTGGCGGCGAGGAATTCCTGGAACGACGACGTGCCGACGTTCATATATGCGTCATTCAGTCCGCGCTCCGCGCTCACTTACTCACCGCCCTTTTGCACGAAGCTGCGCACGAAGGTCTCCGCATTGGATTCCAGCACGTCATCGATCTCGTCCAGCAGGTCGTCCACGCCTTCCGTATCGGCCTGGGCCGATGGTGCGGGCGGAGCCTCCGGGGGCTCTTCCGGCTCGTTCTCGCGGCGTTTCGGATTGATTTGCTCTTGGCCAGCCATGGTCGATCCTTTCGTTCGATCACCGTGTACTCCGGTTCAACGTCCGTATCCCCGATCCTATGCCGGGGCACCGTCAATCCGCGCCGAGCGCACTGACGAGTTCCTCCGCGGACGGGTCGTCGTCGAACAATCCGCCCACGTGATCACGGGTTCCGCGCAACGGTTCGAGCATCGGCACTCGTTGCAAAGTCCGATGGGTGGCAAGGTCGAACACCACCGAATCCCAGCTGGCGGCGGCGATCGAGCTGCCGTACCGGCTGATGCACTGCCCGCGAAAGTAGGCGCGCGTGTCTTCGGGGGCATTGTCGACGGCGTACGCTATCGCCTCGTCCGACCACAGGCGGCGGAATTTGCCGCGCGCCTGCATCTTGGCGAACAATCCCTTTTCCGGCCGGACGTCGGAGAACTGCAAGTCGATCAGCGCCAGCTTCGGGGCCGCCCAACTCAACTGCTCACGTTGGCGGAAGCCGTCCAACAGCGTGTACTTGGCGACCCAGTCGAGCACGTCGCCGCATTGAAGCGGATCGGCCGCGAGCCGCGTCAGGATCGTCTCCCATTCGGTCAACACGTCCCGGGTGTCGTCGTCATCGATGGCTCCGGTCTCGGCCGCGTACTTTTGTGCGGCCTCCAGATAACGCTTCTGCAATTCGATTGCCGTGTACGACTTGCCGTCGGAGCACGGCACGCGGACCGTGCAGGTCGGATCGCGGCTGATCGTGTAGAGCGCTTCCAGTGAATGATTCAGCTCGATGTCCGGCGCCCTGTCGTTTTCAATCAGTTCGAGAACGAGCGACGTGGTGCCCATCTTCAAATAGGTGGCGATTTGCGACTGCGTGGCGTCACCCAGGATGATGTGCAGCCGCCGGTATTTGTCGGCAAGTGCGTGCGGCTCGTCGCGCGTATTGACGAGCGGACGCTTCAACGTCGTTTCCAGGCCGACCTCGGTTTCAAAGTAGTCGGCCCGCTGGCTGATTTGAAAGCCCTCGGTTTCGGCCCGCTGGCCCAAACCGACCCGGCCCGCGCCGGTGAAGACCTGCCGAGTGACGAAGAATGGAATGAGGCCGGCGACTATTCGACCGAACGGTGTGGACCGCGGCATCAAGTAGTTCTCGTGCGTTCCGTACGACGATCCCTTGTTGTCGATATTGTTCTTATACAGGTTGACGGGGCCGCCGCGCGGCTCACCGGCCAGCTGACGGCTCGCGGCCAGCATGACCTGCTCCCCGGCCTTGTCCCAGCGGACGGCGTCCTTCGGATTCGTCACCTCCGGCGACGAATATTCGGGATGCGCATGATCGACGTACAAACGCGCACCATTGGGCAGGACGACGTTCACCAGGTTCGGCTCGTCGATGATGCCTTCATCGGTCAGCTGGCTGGGGTCGGCGTCCGCGCGCGGCATCGAGAACCCGCGCGCATCCTGCAACGGCGTCTCGTCGGCGAAATCCCACTGCGATCCGGCCGACCGCAGGCCTCGCGGCGCAGCATAGCCGTGCACGACGCGGGCGGACATCAGCATCGGGTTGGCACCGGGGTCACCGGGCGCGCTGACACCGTACTCCGTCTCGATTCCCATGACACGACGAACGCTCATGACACCAGCCTACGTGGCCTCACGATGCGGTGATCGGGCCCGTCGCTGAGGCGCCGTTTAGAGTGGGAGGGTGCACTCCAAATCTCTCGTCGCGACTGCCGCGGTCCTCGACGTCGTCCTCACCCTCGCGTTCGTCGTCATCGGTCGCAGCTCGCACGCCGAAGGCATCACGCTTGCCGGGACGATGACGACCTGGTGGCCGTTCCTGGCGGGTCTCGCGGTCGGCTGGATCGGCACCGCTGCCTGGCTGCGCCCAATGTCGATCGTGCGCTCCGGT
It encodes the following:
- the prcA gene encoding proteasome subunit alpha, giving the protein MSMPFYVSPEQLMKDRADYARKGIARGRSVVVLSYLDGLAFIAENPSNALHKVAEIYDRIGFAAVGKYNEFEILRQAGVRYADLRGYSYDRSDVSARGLANAYAQTLGAVFTTEQKPYEVEIVVGELGSNTGNDQIYRLTYDGSVVDERHFVAMGGQSEQINAALKERWRPEADLSEAIRTGVAALGKGAADAVPEADALEVAVMERGARRRTFRRIGAAEVARIVAAEPDSGAQNA
- the prcB gene encoding proteasome subunit beta, with protein sequence MNVGTSSFQEFLAATAPDLLPAKRSLPGGDVPDSPHGTTIVALTFSGGVLIAGDRRATMGNLIASRHVDKVFPTDHYSAVGIAGSAGLAIELVRLYQVELEHYEKIEGALLSLEGKANRLAGMIRTNLGLAMQGLAVVPLFAGYDHDAGMGRIFSFDVTGGRYEEFDHHTIGSGSVFARGALKKLWKPGLSSEAATAVAIEALYDAADDDSATGGPDVTRSLWPTVCVITDDGVTSPPADELGAMSRAVIARRTDEAGEA
- a CDS encoding ubiquitin-like protein Pup, whose product is MAGQEQINPKRRENEPEEPPEAPPAPSAQADTEGVDDLLDEIDDVLESNAETFVRSFVQKGGE
- the dop gene encoding depupylase/deamidase Dop, translating into MSVRRVMGIETEYGVSAPGDPGANPMLMSARVVHGYAAPRGLRSAGSQWDFADETPLQDARGFSMPRADADPSQLTDEGIIDEPNLVNVVLPNGARLYVDHAHPEYSSPEVTNPKDAVRWDKAGEQVMLAASRQLAGEPRGGPVNLYKNNIDNKGSSYGTHENYLMPRSTPFGRIVAGLIPFFVTRQVFTGAGRVGLGQRAETEGFQISQRADYFETEVGLETTLKRPLVNTRDEPHALADKYRRLHIILGDATQSQIATYLKMGTTSLVLELIENDRAPDIELNHSLEALYTISRDPTCTVRVPCSDGKSYTAIELQKRYLEAAQKYAAETGAIDDDDTRDVLTEWETILTRLAADPLQCGDVLDWVAKYTLLDGFRQREQLSWAAPKLALIDLQFSDVRPEKGLFAKMQARGKFRRLWSDEAIAYAVDNAPEDTRAYFRGQCISRYGSSIAAASWDSVVFDLATHRTLQRVPMLEPLRGTRDHVGGLFDDDPSAEELVSALGAD
- a CDS encoding DUF3054 domain-containing protein, whose product is MHSKSLVATAAVLDVVLTLAFVVIGRSSHAEGITLAGTMTTWWPFLAGLAVGWIGTAAWLRPMSIVRSGIGIWLITVGIGMALRVVSGQGTAVSFIVVALVAVGVLLLGWRAAAIPILRRSRRKTPRGV